In a genomic window of bacterium BMS3Abin11:
- a CDS encoding glutamate-cysteine ligase has protein sequence MTSVPNLTTALAGPLQDLETHILANQTEIEHWFRIQWLSYRAPFYSSVDLRNAGFKVAPVDTNLFPAGFNNLNPAFLPLCVQAVHAAIEHLCPNARRLIIVPESHTRNQFYLESLSTLQSIIEKSGLQVRIGHINEEKQTRELILPSGQSMIQHPLERSGNRLHIEDFDPCIILLNNDLSDGIPAILENIDPDQAISPHPAMGWSSRLKSDHFAHYKRIAKEFSGIIDIDPWLIDPYFRRCGKIDFQKRDGEECLSENVADVLEIIKKKYQEYGIKEEPFVIAKSDAGTYGMNVMTIRDPSEIRGLNRKQRNRMARRKGGSVVSDVLVQEGVFTFETWGDNNAIAEPVVYMIDHSVVGGFYRVHTSRDINENLNAPGMHFEPLAFADTCTLPDKSAAPGAGPNRFYTYGVICRLALLAAAREIKMLKTTVAA, from the coding sequence ATGACTTCCGTCCCAAATCTGACCACGGCATTAGCTGGACCACTGCAGGACCTGGAAACGCATATCCTGGCAAATCAAACCGAAATCGAACACTGGTTTCGCATTCAATGGCTGTCATACCGCGCGCCTTTTTACAGTTCAGTAGATTTGCGAAATGCAGGCTTCAAGGTCGCACCGGTCGATACCAATCTATTCCCCGCTGGCTTTAACAACCTTAACCCGGCGTTCCTGCCCTTATGTGTGCAGGCGGTTCATGCGGCCATTGAACACCTCTGTCCGAATGCGAGAAGGTTGATCATCGTGCCGGAATCTCATACCCGCAATCAGTTTTATCTGGAGAGCCTCTCTACCCTGCAAAGTATAATCGAAAAGTCAGGGCTACAGGTTCGCATAGGCCATATCAACGAAGAGAAGCAAACGCGCGAACTGATCCTGCCATCTGGCCAAAGCATGATTCAGCACCCATTGGAACGGTCCGGCAACAGGCTGCACATCGAGGATTTCGACCCCTGCATCATATTGCTGAACAACGACCTGTCAGATGGTATCCCCGCCATTCTGGAAAATATCGACCCTGACCAGGCCATCTCTCCACACCCTGCCATGGGCTGGTCAAGCAGGTTAAAATCAGACCATTTTGCCCATTACAAGCGGATCGCAAAAGAGTTCTCCGGCATCATCGATATCGACCCGTGGCTGATTGATCCCTATTTCAGACGTTGTGGAAAAATAGACTTTCAGAAACGCGATGGTGAAGAATGTCTGTCAGAAAATGTCGCCGATGTGCTGGAGATAATCAAAAAGAAATATCAGGAATACGGCATCAAAGAAGAGCCCTTCGTCATTGCCAAGTCCGATGCAGGCACCTATGGCATGAACGTCATGACCATACGCGACCCATCAGAAATCCGGGGGCTTAACAGGAAACAAAGGAACAGGATGGCGCGAAGAAAAGGCGGTAGCGTTGTCAGCGATGTACTGGTACAGGAAGGCGTTTTTACCTTTGAAACCTGGGGAGACAATAATGCTATTGCCGAGCCGGTAGTCTATATGATTGACCATTCAGTTGTTGGCGGCTTTTACCGGGTACATACCAGCAGAGATATTAACGAAAACCTTAATGCTCCCGGTATGCACTTTGAACCATTGGCCTTCGCCGATACCTGTACTCTGCCGGATAAATCAGCCGCCCCGGGTGCAGGCCCAAACCGTTTTTATACTTATGGCGTGATCTGCCGACTGGCCTTACTGGCCGCAGCGCGTGAAATCAAGATGCTGAAAACAACGGTAGCGGCATGA
- the apbE gene encoding thiamine biosynthesis lipoprotein ApbE precursor: protein MRSSRWLAAALLVLPVLLTACEKQNLYRYQSFAFGTLIEIKIHGDDKAQADQAAASLFTDFDRMHNNWHAWQPGKLTQTSALLAMGEWFTADKAVLPLIKLSKQYSQLSNGLFNPTIGKLIRSWGFQGSEQPQTPPSQKNIARLLDKLPTVNDIDIDGNRLRGHNPQIQLDLGAIAKGYAVSIGLQKMRDLGIKHALINAGGDLCGIGDRGQRPWRIGIRNPLGNGIIASLELGKDECVFTSGDYERYFTYEGKRYNHIIDPRTGYPADQAVSVTVLHKNGALADAASTALFVAGPDYWQEVAKKMGVSDVMLVDKLGRIIMTPSMQQRIKLENNEEDIEIIISKPQPDGVKKE, encoded by the coding sequence ATGAGGTCTTCCCGATGGCTAGCAGCTGCGCTGCTCGTCCTGCCAGTATTACTCACCGCCTGTGAGAAGCAAAATCTTTACCGCTATCAATCATTTGCCTTTGGCACACTGATAGAGATCAAAATTCATGGTGATGATAAGGCACAGGCAGACCAGGCAGCGGCCAGCCTGTTTACAGATTTTGATCGTATGCATAACAACTGGCACGCCTGGCAACCAGGCAAGCTGACACAAACCAGCGCTTTGCTTGCAATGGGTGAATGGTTTACAGCAGACAAAGCCGTGCTGCCACTGATTAAACTGTCGAAGCAATATTCACAGCTGAGCAATGGCTTATTCAATCCGACGATAGGTAAACTGATTCGATCCTGGGGCTTCCAGGGCTCTGAACAGCCTCAGACACCACCCAGCCAGAAAAATATTGCACGTCTGCTGGACAAGCTGCCTACGGTAAATGATATCGATATTGATGGTAATCGACTGCGAGGGCACAACCCTCAGATACAATTAGATCTCGGGGCGATCGCCAAGGGTTATGCTGTCTCCATCGGACTGCAGAAAATGCGTGATCTGGGCATAAAACACGCCTTGATCAATGCCGGTGGTGATCTCTGTGGGATTGGCGATCGGGGGCAACGCCCCTGGCGCATAGGTATACGCAACCCATTGGGCAATGGCATCATTGCAAGCCTGGAACTGGGAAAGGACGAATGTGTGTTTACCTCCGGTGACTATGAGCGCTACTTTACGTATGAGGGTAAACGCTACAATCACATCATAGACCCCCGCACCGGTTACCCTGCCGATCAGGCAGTATCGGTCACCGTCCTGCATAAGAATGGTGCATTAGCTGATGCCGCCAGTACCGCATTATTTGTAGCCGGCCCGGATTACTGGCAGGAAGTTGCGAAAAAAATGGGCGTGTCAGATGTAATGTTGGTCGATAAACTGGGACGCATAATCATGACACCGTCAATGCAGCAGCGGATAAAACTTGAAAATAACGAAGAAGATATAGAAATCATCATCAGCAAGCCCCAGCCAGACGGTGTTAAAAAAGAATGA
- the gshB gene encoding glutathione synthetase has translation MNKPIVIGVIMDPIEQINIVKDSTWAMILAAQKRGWQVRYMQQTDLFTSDGITYTESRAVKLLPGQDPWLELSPANTHKLSECSAILMRKDPPFDLEYIYTTYMLELIEQQGTLVVNKPQSLRDCNEKFFTTSFPLCAPPTLVTRSADRLRQFIRQHEDCIFKPLDGMGGSSIFRVQADDPNKGVIIETLTQKGATSIMAQRFIAEIREGDKRILMVNGNPAPYALARIPLAGETRGNLAAGGIGKGIALSDRDYWICEQVGPVLKEKGILFAGLDVIGDYLTEINVTSPTCIRELDKQFGLDIAGDLMDAIELRLPA, from the coding sequence ATGAATAAGCCTATAGTCATCGGCGTCATTATGGACCCGATTGAACAGATTAATATCGTAAAAGACAGCACCTGGGCGATGATACTGGCGGCACAAAAACGGGGCTGGCAAGTACGTTACATGCAACAGACAGACCTTTTTACCAGCGATGGTATAACCTATACGGAAAGCCGTGCTGTAAAACTTCTGCCGGGACAGGACCCCTGGCTGGAGCTGTCACCAGCGAACACACATAAACTGTCTGAATGCAGTGCAATTTTGATGCGTAAGGATCCACCGTTTGATCTTGAGTATATCTATACCACCTACATGCTGGAACTGATTGAACAACAGGGCACATTGGTCGTCAACAAACCGCAAAGCCTGCGTGACTGTAATGAGAAATTCTTTACCACCAGCTTCCCGCTGTGTGCGCCCCCAACTTTGGTGACTCGCTCCGCGGACAGACTGCGCCAGTTTATCCGGCAGCATGAAGACTGTATTTTCAAACCACTGGACGGCATGGGTGGTTCATCGATTTTCCGGGTACAGGCCGATGACCCCAATAAAGGGGTCATCATTGAAACCCTGACACAGAAAGGGGCAACCAGCATCATGGCACAGCGTTTCATTGCTGAGATCAGAGAGGGAGATAAGCGCATACTAATGGTAAATGGAAACCCCGCCCCCTACGCACTGGCACGTATACCCCTGGCAGGAGAAACCCGTGGCAACCTGGCTGCCGGCGGCATCGGCAAAGGTATCGCACTGAGTGACCGGGACTACTGGATCTGTGAACAGGTCGGCCCAGTACTAAAAGAAAAAGGCATACTGTTCGCCGGCCTGGATGTTATCGGTGACTACCTGACTGAAATCAATGTCACCAGCCCGACCTGCATACGCGAACTGGACAAACAATTCGGGCTCGATATTGCCGGCGATTTAATGGATGCCATAGAATTGCGTTTACCTGCATGA